The DNA window GTTCAGACTGGCCGTCACCACCGAATTCGGCGGCGCATACGGGCGTGTCCTCACCAGTGACCTGGTGCTGCGCGAACTCGGCGGACGTACAGCGGATGAAGCGCTGGCCGCGGGGGAGTCGCCGCGCGCCGTCTGGATGGCGCTCTGCAAGGAATCGGATGTTCCCCGCGACCGCTGGCACGGCGTCGGGGTTCGACC is part of the Mycetocola zhujimingii genome and encodes:
- a CDS encoding DUF3046 domain-containing protein, with product MKLSEFRLAVTTEFGGAYGRVLTSDLVLRELGGRTADEALAAGESPRAVWMALCKESDVPRDRWHGVGVRPPVQ